GTAATCAAAGGCCCCTCCGGCTTTGGGGATAGCACATGCTAATTCAGAGTAGGATAGAGAAAAGGTAAAATACATAACCATGATAAAGAGAGTGGCAATACCTAAGCCAAGCGTTCCACCTTCCTTTAATCCTAAGTTCCAACCGAAATACATGCCGGAAATAACATATCCAACCCCGAGTCCCCATAACATAACGGGACCTAAGCTTCGTTCCAAATGCGGTTCTGACATAGTTTTTAATATTGGTCAACAAAGAAAACAGAATTAAGCTTTGGATTTGAGCTCCTCCAAAAACTTTATCACTTCCGGGGTGGCTTCCAGTTCAATGGTTTTAATCTTGGAGGTATGTCCGGATTTAATATGTACCTGATTTTTCCTAATTCCTAGAATTTCTGCCAAATAACTAATAAGGTATTCGTTGGCTTTCCCATCAATAGGCAAGGCTTTAATTTTTAATGAATACAATCCCTCCGGAAGGTATTCAAAGGAATTTATCCTGGAACCCGGCTTTGCCTTAATTCGGATGGTATACATAAGTGGGTTCAAAAATAAGTAAGCAAATTGGAATGTAAATTACAAATGAAGGAAAGCCTCTATTTTGTCAACAATTTACTACTTGAAAAAATAATTTAAAATATTTGCAAA
The Bacteroidia bacterium DNA segment above includes these coding regions:
- a CDS encoding DUF167 domain-containing protein, which translates into the protein MYTIRIKAKPGSRINSFEYLPEGLYSLKIKALPIDGKANEYLISYLAEILGIRKNQVHIKSGHTSKIKTIELEATPEVIKFLEELKSKA